One Clostridium sp. CM027 genomic window carries:
- a CDS encoding response regulator transcription factor gives MNKILVVEDEDILREVIIDYLIEYGYQVLEAEDGEKALELFQLNSVDLVILDIVLPKIDGWSVCRRIRKNSSIPIIILTARSDEDDSLLGYELGADDYLIKPYSPLVLMAKVKRFLEKYPGTMDGMLTSAGGIVINMGSRLVSIDCNTINLTHTEFEILAYLMQNRGIVITREQLIAKIWGYDFYGDEKTMNSHIRNLRAKLGSKGCYIVTVIRSGYKFEEGQL, from the coding sequence ATGAATAAAATATTGGTTGTTGAAGATGAAGATATTTTACGTGAAGTGATAATTGACTATCTAATTGAGTATGGATATCAGGTATTAGAGGCCGAAGATGGGGAAAAAGCTTTAGAGCTATTTCAATTAAATTCTGTTGATTTAGTTATACTAGATATTGTTCTGCCGAAGATTGACGGCTGGTCAGTATGCCGTAGAATACGGAAAAATTCCAGTATCCCTATAATCATTTTGACTGCACGTTCAGATGAGGATGATTCTCTTCTGGGATATGAGTTGGGAGCGGATGATTATCTGATCAAACCATATAGTCCTCTGGTTCTAATGGCAAAAGTGAAACGATTTCTTGAAAAATACCCAGGTACTATGGATGGAATGTTGACGTCAGCCGGCGGTATTGTTATAAATATGGGGTCAAGACTTGTTTCTATTGATTGTAATACTATTAATTTGACTCATACAGAATTTGAGATTCTAGCTTACTTAATGCAAAATAGAGGGATTGTAATTACCAGAGAACAATTAATAGCTAAAATATGGGGTTATGATTTTTATGGTGATGAAAAGACAATGAACAGCCATATCAGAAACCTGCGTGCTAAGCTTGGAAGTAAAGGCTGCTACATTGTTACGGTTATCCGCTCGGGATATAAATTCGAAGAGGGTCAGCTATGA
- a CDS encoding DUF4158 domain-containing protein, whose amino-acid sequence MIKDFNLNLRELQLVYNKSNEAKIGFAVLYKYLQNYGKFPESKEAVSEKSIEFIAKQLKIDGKTYLNYDFNSRNAFFHKKQIREELCFREYSKNDMESIKE is encoded by the coding sequence ATGATAAAAGATTTTAATTTAAACCTAAGAGAGCTCCAATTAGTTTATAATAAATCAAATGAGGCAAAAATAGGATTTGCAGTGCTGTATAAATATTTACAAAATTACGGTAAATTTCCTGAGAGTAAAGAAGCAGTGTCAGAAAAAAGTATTGAGTTCATTGCAAAACAACTTAAAATTGATGGAAAAACTTATTTAAATTACGATTTTAATAGCAGAAATGCTTTTTTTCATAAGAAGCAAATTCGAGAAGAACTTTGCTTTCGTGAATATAGTAAAAATGATATGGAATCAATTAAAGAATAG
- a CDS encoding cupin domain-containing protein produces MPKEEKEFFNPNKSGWNRPKGYPEGVLELIVTQDKKTSEFTRLLKFAPGTETTNILIHECWEEVYIIEGGLICGEQTFTKGMVAVRPPGMQHGPFKAPVGALTYEVHYRRSND; encoded by the coding sequence ATGCCGAAAGAAGAAAAAGAGTTTTTTAATCCAAATAAGTCAGGCTGGAACCGGCCAAAAGGTTATCCAGAAGGAGTATTGGAACTAATAGTTACTCAGGATAAAAAGACGAGTGAGTTTACTAGACTTCTAAAATTTGCGCCAGGAACAGAGACAACAAATATTCTGATTCACGAGTGTTGGGAAGAAGTTTATATTATTGAAGGTGGTTTGATTTGCGGAGAACAAACATTTACTAAAGGAATGGTTGCAGTTCGTCCACCAGGCATGCAGCATGGACCTTTTAAAGCTCCTGTAGGTGCTTTGACTTACGAAGTTCACTATCGTCGTTCAAACGATTAG
- a CDS encoding nucleotidyl transferase AbiEii/AbiGii toxin family protein, giving the protein MKAPLIKVYSLESIISEKFQAMISLSVINSRMKDFYDIFTLLSTNSFDGRKLQEAVDKTLQTRHTVIERENIIFTEDFMKDVNRIKMWKAFLRKINSVNIEFDEVMREIIIFLKPIYNVIVHEEEFFEFWDHDKKRWGKYKNNIEEIK; this is encoded by the coding sequence ATGAAAGCACCATTAATAAAAGTATATTCTTTAGAGTCCATTATTTCAGAAAAGTTTCAAGCTATGATTTCATTATCAGTAATTAATAGTAGAATGAAAGATTTCTACGATATATTTACTCTTTTAAGCACTAATAGTTTTGACGGAAGGAAGCTACAGGAGGCTGTAGATAAAACATTGCAAACAAGGCACACGGTGATTGAAAGAGAAAATATTATTTTCACAGAAGACTTTATGAAAGATGTAAATAGAATTAAAATGTGGAAGGCTTTTTTAAGAAAGATAAACTCTGTTAATATTGAGTTTGACGAAGTTATGAGAGAAATTATAATATTTCTTAAACCTATTTATAATGTAATTGTTCATGAAGAAGAATTTTTCGAGTTTTGGGATCATGATAAAAAGCGGTGGGGTAAGTATAAAAATAATATTGAGGAAATAAAATAG
- a CDS encoding type IV toxin-antitoxin system AbiEi family antitoxin domain-containing protein yields MNEIIKQEIKELFFKNKGYATTKEISGMGINRYYVSTLEKSGVVSKIKTGLYKWVDYGFQYNFELVDVFKIVPKGILCLTSALDYHDLSTINPWQYEIAIERSSKVIIPKYPPIKLLYFSQKQLNIGITNIEVDGHLIKIYDIEKTICDCIRYRNKIGIDIVKEGINEYIKRKDRNFNKLMKYAEVCRVQKILKQYLEVLV; encoded by the coding sequence ATGAATGAAATAATAAAACAAGAAATTAAAGAATTATTTTTCAAGAATAAAGGCTATGCTACAACAAAAGAAATATCAGGAATGGGGATAAATAGATACTATGTTAGCACCCTTGAAAAATCAGGTGTTGTTTCAAAAATAAAAACGGGATTATATAAGTGGGTAGATTATGGTTTTCAATACAATTTTGAATTAGTTGATGTATTTAAAATAGTCCCTAAAGGGATATTGTGCCTTACTTCTGCATTAGATTATCATGATTTATCAACTATTAACCCCTGGCAGTATGAGATTGCTATAGAAAGAAGCAGTAAAGTTATAATACCTAAGTATCCACCAATTAAACTTCTATATTTTTCACAAAAGCAGCTAAATATAGGTATAACTAATATAGAAGTAGATGGACATTTAATTAAGATATATGATATAGAAAAGACAATATGTGATTGCATAAGATATAGAAATAAAATTGGAATTGATATTGTAAAAGAAGGAATTAATGAGTATATAAAAAGGAAAGATAGAAACTTTAACAAATTAATGAAATATGCGGAAGTTTGTAGAGTTCAAAAAATACTAAAACAGTATTTGGAGGTGCTTGTATGA
- a CDS encoding nitroreductase family protein, which produces MNETLKILKERRSIRVFKDEQIKDDELQSILEAGLYAPSALNEQSWHFTVIQNSNMLQKFTQVAKAALAKSHIVQLRNMASNDNYRAFYNAPTAIIISGYMNASNPQADTSNATENILIAAKSLGLGTCWIGSMPFIFGNGENEELKKELRIPEGYQPINSIALGYAVSEVSKAPARKENKITIIK; this is translated from the coding sequence ATGAATGAAACACTTAAAATTCTAAAGGAAAGAAGAAGTATAAGGGTTTTTAAAGATGAACAAATTAAAGATGATGAATTACAATCTATTTTAGAAGCTGGATTGTATGCACCGAGTGCTCTAAATGAGCAGTCTTGGCACTTTACTGTTATACAAAACAGTAACATGCTTCAAAAATTTACTCAAGTTGCAAAAGCTGCTTTAGCTAAATCTCATATTGTTCAGTTAAGAAACATGGCAAGTAATGACAACTATAGAGCATTCTATAATGCACCTACAGCTATAATTATATCTGGTTATATGAATGCATCTAATCCTCAGGCGGATACTTCTAATGCTACTGAAAATATATTAATTGCAGCAAAGTCTCTTGGTTTAGGTACTTGTTGGATAGGGAGTATGCCATTTATATTTGGGAATGGTGAAAATGAAGAGCTAAAAAAAGAACTTAGGATACCTGAAGGATATCAGCCAATAAATTCTATTGCTTTAGGATATGCCGTTTCTGAAGTTTCTAAAGCGCCTGCAAGGAAAGAAAACAAAATAACTATAATCAAATAA
- a CDS encoding IS4 family transposase: MIEENLKLDKDMKHFAAEIKRCFSKEEIEEIARVTGFVKRKGKIKAWEFVCLCCFMDAEVANNTLVTLCTKLSAKIGIVISNQALDQRLNERCVEFLKKIFENLLRQTITNNTCIPSVWDEHFKRIRILDSTAFQVPESYKDIYPGSGGCSQASGVKIQLEYELKSGNLLNIQVGAGSGSDNTFGSKIRDTIKSGDLILRDLGYVGFEDFLDIEDREAFYISRLKPNIAVYIENKDIEYYKNGAPKKSSLFKRIYISDIMKQMGEGDRYEIKDVYVGKEKTLKTRLILYKLTNDQLKKRTEKSVKNAKKKGIEKSNNTIELLGISIYITNIKEEVLSSKQVHEFYSLRWQIEIIFKTWKSIFSIQVVKLVKIERFQCQLYGKLILLLISSAVMFKMRTLALENKGLEASEIKTCEIVHEYIDSLYFELIKFPNKVLDTLKLIFENVVRNGLKSHKKDKKTVFDILGVCYKLTSSQAKVAA, encoded by the coding sequence ATGATAGAAGAAAACTTAAAATTGGATAAAGATATGAAACATTTTGCAGCTGAAATTAAAAGATGCTTTTCAAAAGAGGAGATTGAAGAAATAGCTAGAGTAACAGGCTTTGTGAAAAGAAAAGGTAAAATTAAAGCATGGGAATTCGTTTGCTTATGCTGCTTTATGGATGCAGAGGTCGCGAATAATACACTTGTTACCTTATGTACAAAACTTAGTGCAAAAATAGGAATAGTTATTTCTAATCAAGCATTAGATCAACGTTTAAATGAAAGATGTGTGGAATTTTTAAAGAAGATTTTTGAGAACCTGTTGCGCCAAACAATAACAAATAATACTTGCATACCAAGTGTATGGGATGAACATTTCAAACGAATAAGAATACTTGATTCTACTGCTTTTCAAGTACCAGAAAGCTATAAAGATATTTATCCTGGATCTGGTGGCTGCTCTCAAGCTTCAGGTGTAAAAATACAACTAGAATATGAATTGAAATCTGGAAATCTTCTTAATATACAAGTAGGAGCTGGCTCAGGAAGCGACAATACTTTTGGGAGCAAAATAAGAGATACTATCAAATCTGGGGATCTTATTTTAAGAGATCTTGGGTATGTAGGCTTTGAAGATTTTTTGGACATAGAAGATAGAGAAGCGTTTTACATATCAAGACTCAAACCTAATATAGCAGTATATATAGAAAATAAGGATATAGAGTACTATAAGAATGGCGCTCCTAAAAAATCAAGCCTTTTTAAAAGAATCTATATTTCTGACATAATGAAACAGATGGGCGAGGGGGACCGTTATGAAATTAAGGATGTCTATGTAGGCAAGGAAAAGACGCTAAAAACAAGGCTTATTTTATATAAACTAACAAATGATCAATTGAAAAAAAGAACAGAAAAATCTGTGAAGAATGCTAAAAAAAAGGGTATAGAAAAAAGTAATAATACGATTGAATTATTAGGTATATCTATTTATATAACGAATATTAAGGAAGAAGTTTTAAGTTCAAAGCAGGTTCATGAGTTTTACAGTTTAAGATGGCAGATCGAAATAATATTTAAAACGTGGAAATCCATATTTAGTATACAGGTTGTAAAGTTAGTTAAAATAGAACGGTTTCAATGTCAGCTTTATGGAAAACTTATTTTGCTACTAATAAGCTCTGCTGTAATGTTTAAAATGAGGACTTTAGCTTTAGAAAATAAAGGCCTTGAAGCCAGTGAAATTAAAACTTGTGAAATAGTTCATGAATATATTGATAGTCTATATTTTGAGCTTATCAAATTCCCTAATAAAGTTCTCGATACCTTAAAATTAATATTTGAAAATGTAGTTAGGAATGGTCTGAAATCTCATAAAAAGGATAAGAAAACTGTTTTTGATATTCTTGGAGTTTGTTATAAATTAACATCATCGCAGGCTAAAGTTGCAGCATAA
- a CDS encoding VanZ family protein → MVKSFIISMIISIFLITILNIFLNKNSKSLKKKIECQHYFFGYLFILYLMISLTEVVGFPYLSDWQRLSRLNRPIFNPIINLVPFNDGFEISSILNIIFFMPFGFLLPTLWKKYRKLLPTLCNGILFSIIIEIGQLFVPHRASDINDLIMNTIGTICGWIIFNIISKIFHKLANKTVIEISSNDSMAIKLEPYLYIAIPIISTFLG, encoded by the coding sequence ATGGTAAAAAGTTTTATAATATCAATGATAATATCAATTTTTCTAATAACTATTTTAAATATATTTTTAAACAAAAATAGTAAAAGTCTTAAAAAGAAAATAGAATGTCAACATTACTTTTTTGGATATCTTTTTATATTATATCTTATGATTTCGTTAACAGAAGTAGTAGGATTTCCTTATTTGAGCGACTGGCAAAGACTTTCAAGATTAAACAGGCCAATATTTAATCCCATTATAAATTTAGTACCTTTTAACGATGGATTTGAAATTTCTTCTATACTTAATATAATATTTTTTATGCCTTTTGGATTTTTATTGCCAACATTATGGAAAAAGTATAGAAAATTATTACCGACATTATGTAATGGAATATTATTTTCAATTATTATTGAAATTGGTCAATTGTTTGTTCCACATCGTGCATCAGATATTAATGATTTAATAATGAATACCATAGGAACTATTTGTGGTTGGATTATTTTCAATATTATAAGCAAAATTTTTCATAAACTTGCTAATAAAACAGTAATTGAAATTTCTTCTAATGATAGTATGGCTATTAAATTAGAACCTTATCTATACATTGCGATTCCAATTATAAGTACATTTTTAGGTTGA
- a CDS encoding alpha/beta fold hydrolase, which yields MKIKCKKRGKKIMMIFGIILGVIVSINIVGFIVNTIFFKDELKSIEPYGQMVEVDGKKMHVFSMGSSKSTIVLLPGWGTALPSADFAPLMRKLSKDYTVVCIEYFGVGFSDQTDAPRTNENYTKEIRTALSGAGFHAPYILMPHSVSGIYSEYYAAKYPDEVSAIVMLDTTSTAAIPEGNAPSIIYSISKLSQSCGLTRITIPLVPETKLIKNGYIEKEITDYKKFGYHLINDTMINQSSLLLDNIKEVNKLKFPTDIPVLKIISEQTLNGMAKKNKDDGMGYQNAHLARLGNNATYKVLKGTTHYIHQTHADEIAEITKTFINNVKK from the coding sequence ATGAAAATAAAATGTAAAAAGAGAGGAAAAAAGATTATGATGATTTTTGGTATTATATTGGGAGTAATAGTGAGTATAAACATCGTCGGATTTATTGTAAACACAATCTTTTTCAAGGACGAGCTTAAAAGTATTGAGCCTTACGGTCAAATGGTTGAAGTAGATGGCAAGAAAATGCACGTCTTTTCTATGGGCAGTAGTAAAAGTACTATTGTACTTTTACCTGGATGGGGCACTGCCCTTCCAAGTGCTGATTTTGCTCCTCTGATGAGGAAGCTAAGCAAGGATTATACCGTTGTATGTATTGAATATTTCGGTGTTGGTTTCAGTGATCAGACAGATGCTCCAAGAACAAACGAGAATTATACAAAAGAAATTCGTACTGCATTGTCAGGGGCAGGCTTTCACGCACCGTATATTTTGATGCCTCATTCTGTTTCGGGTATTTATTCTGAATATTATGCTGCAAAATATCCTGATGAAGTATCAGCAATCGTTATGCTTGACACGACCTCAACTGCCGCAATCCCTGAAGGGAATGCGCCAAGTATTATATACTCTATCTCAAAGCTTAGCCAGTCGTGCGGGTTGACACGAATTACCATACCACTGGTTCCTGAAACCAAGCTTATTAAAAATGGTTACATTGAAAAAGAGATTACTGACTACAAAAAATTCGGTTACCACTTAATAAACGATACGATGATTAATCAGTCATCGTTGCTTCTTGACAACATCAAAGAAGTAAATAAGCTTAAATTTCCTACTGACATTCCGGTACTAAAAATTATATCAGAGCAAACGCTTAATGGGATGGCAAAGAAGAATAAGGATGATGGTATGGGGTATCAAAACGCTCATTTAGCACGACTTGGTAATAATGCAACATATAAAGTTCTTAAGGGAACAACCCATTATATTCACCAAACACATGCTGATGAAATTGCGGAAATTACAAAGACATTCATTAACAATGTCAAAAAATAA
- a CDS encoding helix-turn-helix domain-containing protein, translating to MKDINKILMNPVRMRILQYFSTHKVATAGELVDFITDVPRTTLYRHINILAENNLINVVDENRIRGAVERTYALNIATISNENTLENATRNAYGFLMNLYSKFEQYFNSTKADPLRDKLFLNTAVLLMSDEEFDTFLGEINALMSQHLNNKTSEKRKSRNISIISSPDIDSEVIL from the coding sequence ATGAAAGATATAAACAAAATCCTTATGAATCCTGTTCGCATGAGAATATTACAGTATTTTTCTACACATAAAGTAGCAACAGCAGGAGAATTAGTAGATTTTATAACTGATGTGCCAAGAACAACATTATACCGCCATATTAACATTCTTGCAGAAAACAATCTTATTAATGTAGTGGATGAAAATAGAATAAGAGGAGCTGTTGAACGAACTTATGCACTTAATATAGCTACTATATCAAACGAGAACACATTGGAAAATGCTACCCGAAATGCATACGGATTTTTGATGAATCTTTACTCAAAGTTCGAACAGTATTTTAACAGCACCAAAGCCGATCCTCTTCGTGATAAGCTATTTTTGAACACGGCGGTACTTTTAATGAGTGATGAGGAATTTGATACGTTTTTAGGTGAAATCAATGCTTTAATGAGTCAACATTTAAACAATAAGACTTCTGAGAAACGAAAATCGAGAAATATTTCGATAATATCATCTCCTGATATAGACTCAGAGGTTATTTTATGA
- a CDS encoding IS4 family transposase has translation MIEENLKLDKDIKHFAAEIKRCFSKEEIEEIARVTGFVKRKGKIKAWEFVCLCCFMDAEVANNTLVTLCTKLSAKIGIVISNQALDQRLNERCVEFLKKIFENLLRQTITNNTCIPSVWDEHFKRIRILDSTAFQVPESYKDIYPGSGGCSQASGVKIQLEYELKSGNLLNIQVGAGSGSDNTFGSKIRDTIKSGDLILRDLGYVGFEDFLDIEDREAFYISRLKPNIAVYIENKDIEYYKNGAPKKSSLFKRIYISDIMKQMGEGDRYEIKDVYVGKEKTLKTRLILYKLTNDQLKKRTEKSVKNAKKKGIEKSNNTIELLGISIYITNIKEEVLSSKQVHEFYSLRWQIEIIFKTWKSIFSIQVVKLVKIERFQCQLYGKLILLLISSAVMFKIRTLALENKGLEASEIKTCEIVHEYIDSLYFELIKFPNKVLNTLKLIFENVVRNGLKSHKKDKKTVFDILRVCYKLTSSQAKVAA, from the coding sequence ATGATAGAAGAAAACTTAAAATTGGATAAAGATATAAAACATTTTGCAGCTGAAATTAAAAGATGTTTTTCAAAAGAGGAGATTGAAGAAATAGCTAGAGTAACAGGCTTTGTGAAAAGAAAAGGTAAAATTAAAGCATGGGAATTCGTTTGCTTATGCTGCTTTATGGATGCAGAGGTCGCGAATAATACACTTGTTACCTTATGTACAAAACTTAGTGCAAAAATAGGAATAGTTATTTCTAATCAAGCATTAGATCAACGTTTAAATGAAAGATGTGTGGAATTTTTAAAGAAGATTTTTGAGAACCTGTTGCGCCAAACAATAACAAATAATACTTGCATACCAAGTGTATGGGATGAACATTTCAAACGAATAAGAATACTTGATTCTACTGCTTTTCAAGTACCAGAAAGCTATAAAGATATTTATCCTGGATCTGGTGGCTGCTCTCAAGCTTCAGGTGTAAAAATACAACTAGAATATGAATTGAAATCTGGAAATCTTCTTAATATACAAGTAGGAGCTGGCTCAGGAAGCGACAATACTTTTGGGAGCAAAATAAGAGATACTATCAAATCTGGGGATCTTATTTTAAGAGATCTTGGGTATGTAGGCTTTGAAGATTTTTTGGACATAGAAGATAGAGAAGCGTTTTACATATCAAGACTCAAACCTAATATAGCAGTATATATAGAAAATAAGGATATAGAGTACTATAAGAATGGCGCTCCTAAAAAATCAAGCCTTTTTAAAAGAATCTATATTTCTGACATAATGAAACAGATGGGCGAGGGGGACCGTTATGAAATTAAGGATGTCTATGTAGGCAAGGAAAAGACGCTAAAAACAAGGCTTATTTTATATAAACTAACAAATGATCAATTGAAAAAAAGAACAGAAAAATCTGTGAAGAATGCTAAAAAAAAGGGTATAGAAAAAAGTAATAATACGATTGAATTATTAGGTATATCTATTTATATAACGAATATTAAGGAAGAAGTTTTAAGTTCAAAGCAGGTTCATGAGTTTTACAGTTTAAGATGGCAGATCGAAATAATATTTAAAACGTGGAAATCCATATTTAGTATACAGGTTGTAAAGTTAGTTAAAATAGAACGGTTTCAATGTCAGCTTTATGGAAAACTTATTTTGCTACTAATAAGCTCTGCTGTAATGTTTAAAATCAGGACTTTAGCTTTAGAAAATAAAGGCCTTGAAGCCAGTGAAATTAAAACTTGTGAAATAGTTCATGAATATATTGATAGTCTGTATTTTGAGCTTATCAAATTCCCTAATAAAGTTCTCAATACCTTAAAATTAATATTTGAAAATGTAGTTAGGAATGGTCTGAAATCTCATAAAAAGGACAAGAAAACTGTTTTTGATATTCTTAGAGTTTGTTATAAATTAACATCATCGCAGGCTAAAGTTGCAGCATAA
- a CDS encoding phospholipase A2 family protein encodes MSTKIFLKGWIYMCSKKLKIFLTSLVLSGGLIVNNLSTTVLALDLNNPSCNSYENGNDKKTSSYEEMMLEVANSKQIDLNSLSTLTQTELTELKNKADNDTVFKTLIDELYNNGTIKSKDYIVNKSSKISGEDYQISIISFSIDKDSIIFISTDDGYSSYAMIQEKIENNGVFKLYDLQDNKLNLIDHIKYDQNSQKLSNVISIPTSKKGLSTLMSLKFPFYGKWCGPGYSGPGTPIDNIDNCCKTHDNCYGGGGNKKNCDMQLVSCLTNVGKYPKLTANQRAAIIAMETYFMSLYSHDN; translated from the coding sequence ATGTCAACAAAAATATTTTTGAAAGGATGGATTTATATGTGTTCAAAAAAATTAAAAATATTTCTTACCTCGTTAGTTTTATCGGGAGGATTAATAGTAAATAATTTAAGCACAACAGTATTAGCACTGGATTTAAATAACCCTAGTTGTAATTCTTATGAAAATGGGAATGATAAAAAAACTTCTTCTTATGAAGAAATGATGTTAGAAGTTGCAAATTCAAAACAAATAGATTTAAACTCTCTTAGTACTCTAACACAAACTGAATTAACCGAATTAAAAAATAAAGCTGATAATGATACTGTGTTTAAAACATTAATTGATGAATTGTATAATAATGGAACAATAAAATCTAAGGACTATATTGTTAATAAATCTAGTAAAATATCCGGCGAAGATTATCAAATATCCATTATTAGTTTTTCGATAGATAAAGATTCTATTATATTTATTAGTACAGATGATGGCTATTCTTCATATGCTATGATACAAGAAAAGATAGAAAATAATGGAGTTTTTAAATTATACGATTTACAAGATAATAAGTTAAACTTAATTGATCATATTAAATATGATCAAAATTCACAAAAATTATCAAACGTTATTAGTATACCCACATCTAAAAAAGGACTAAGTACTCTTATGTCTCTTAAGTTCCCATTTTATGGTAAATGGTGTGGCCCGGGATATAGTGGACCAGGTACCCCCATTGATAATATAGATAATTGCTGTAAAACACATGATAATTGTTACGGTGGAGGTGGAAATAAAAAAAACTGTGACATGCAACTAGTATCCTGTTTAACAAATGTAGGTAAATATCCCAAACTAACAGCCAACCAAAGAGCAGCTATAATTGCAATGGAAACATACTTTATGTCGCTATATTCACATGATAATTAA
- a CDS encoding transcriptional regulator → MDQLEGLEDIKSIPMMGGYLFYYKGRIFGGIYGTGFMEKITKASKHYMPDSISESPYDGAKPMLHVDIADNSEILKQMVVTMYEELPEPKPKKKKIKK, encoded by the coding sequence ATGGATCAATTAGAAGGATTGGAAGATATAAAATCTATACCTATGATGGGTGGTTACTTGTTTTATTATAAAGGTAGAATATTTGGTGGAATCTACGGAACAGGCTTTATGGAAAAAATTACTAAAGCAAGTAAACATTATATGCCTGATAGCATTTCAGAAAGTCCATACGATGGAGCAAAGCCAATGTTGCATGTAGATATTGCCGATAATAGTGAGATATTAAAACAAATGGTAGTAACTATGTATGAGGAATTACCCGAACCAAAACCAAAAAAGAAAAAGATAAAAAAATAA
- a CDS encoding recombinase family protein produces MILGYVRVSTKKQLKEGHSIEVQTRDILDRYNGAEIRVEQYTGTTTDRPIFNKLIEDLKQGDTLVVTKLDRLARNTVEGISIVQDLFNKGISVHVINIGLLENTSMGKFFLTTLLAVAEMERYTIIERTQTGKAIAKTKEGFKEGRPKIYTSKQINNAIEMLKNNSYTEVAAITRISKSTLIREVRKRKVK; encoded by the coding sequence GTGATACTAGGTTATGTAAGGGTAAGTACAAAAAAACAATTAAAAGAAGGTCATTCCATAGAGGTCCAGACGAGGGATATACTAGATAGATATAATGGTGCGGAAATAAGAGTAGAACAGTACACAGGTACTACAACTGATAGACCTATATTCAATAAATTGATAGAGGATTTAAAACAGGGGGATACCTTAGTAGTTACTAAACTAGACAGATTGGCTAGAAATACTGTAGAAGGCATTAGCATAGTTCAAGATCTATTTAATAAAGGAATATCTGTCCATGTAATTAATATTGGACTGCTAGAGAATACAAGTATGGGTAAATTTTTTTTAACTACACTATTAGCAGTTGCCGAGATGGAGCGTTACACAATTATTGAACGTACCCAAACAGGCAAAGCAATTGCAAAAACTAAAGAAGGTTTTAAAGAAGGTAGACCTAAGATATATACATCAAAACAAATAAATAATGCGATTGAGATGCTAAAAAACAATTCATATACAGAAGTTGCAGCGATAACTAGAATAAGTAAGTCAACACTAATTCGAGAAGTTAGGAAAAGAAAGGTTAAATAA